The following coding sequences are from one Vicugna pacos chromosome 19, VicPac4, whole genome shotgun sequence window:
- the CTSA gene encoding lysosomal protective protein isoform X2, protein MFRTVLSLPFLLLLLLSWALRSETAPKEDEIDCLPGLAKQPSFRQFSGYLRGSGSKHLHYWFVESQKDPKSSPVVLWLNGGPGCSSLDGLLTEHGPFLVQPDGTTLEYNPYSWNLIANVLYLESPAGVGFSYSDDKSYATNDTAVAESNFEALKDFFRLFPEYKDNELFLTGESYAGIYIPTLAVLVMQDPSMNLQGLAVGNGLSSYEQNDNSLVYFAYYHGLLGNRLWSSLQTHCCSQNKCNFYDNKDPECVTNLQEVSHIVASSGLNIYNLYAPCAGGVPSHLRYEKDTVVVQDLGNIFTLLPLKQMWHQTLLRSERTVRLDPPCTNTTAASTYLNDPYVRKALHIPEQLPRWDMCNFLVNIQYRRLYKTMSSQYLKLFTSQKYRILLYNGDVDMACNFMGDEWFVDSLNQKMEVQRRPWLVNYGDSGEQIAGFVKEFSHIAFLTIKGAGHMVPTDKPQAALTMFSRFLNKQPY, encoded by the exons ATGTTCCGAACCGTGCTGTCTCTGCCgttcctcctgctgctgctgctctcctGGGCGCTCCGAAGCGAGACAGCCCCCAAAGAGGACGAGATCGATTGCCTGCCCGGCCTGGCCAAGCAGCCGTCTTTCCGCCAGTTCTCCGGCTACCTCAGAGGCTCCGGCTCCAAGCACCTCCACTACTG GTTTGTGGAGTCCCAGAAGGATCCCAAGAGCAGCCCTGTGGTTCTTTGGCTCAATGGAGGGCCAGGCTGTAGCTCCCTAGACGGCCTCCTCACGGAGCACGGCCCCTTCCTG GTCCAGCCAGATGGTACCACCCTGGAGTACAACCCCTATTCTTGGAACCTG ATCGCCAATGTGTTATACCTTGAGTCCCCAGCTGGGGTCGGTTTCTCCTACTCTGATGACAAGTCTTATGCAACTAATGACACGGCG GTCGCCGAGAGCAATTTTGAAGCCCTTAAAGATTTCTTCCGCCTCTTCCCGGAGTACAAGGACAATGAGCTTTTCCTGACAGGAGAAAGCTATGCTGGCATCTACATCCCCACCCTGGCTGTGTTGGTCATGCAGGACCCCAGCATGAACCTTCAG GGCCTGGCTGTAGGAAATGGACTCTCCTCCTATGAGCAGAATGACAACTCCCTGGTCTATTTCGCCTACTACCATGGCCTTCTGGGAAACAG GCTCTGGTCTTCCCTCCAGACCCACTGCTGCTCTCAAAACAAGTGTAACTTCTATGACAACAAAGACCCAGAATGCGTGACCAAT CTTCAGGAAGTGTCCCACATCGTGGCCAGCTCCGGCCTCAACATCTACAACCTCTACGCCCCATGTGCTGGGGGGGTGCCCAGCCACCTAAG GTACGAGAAGGACACTGTCGTGGTCCAGGATCTGGGCAACATCTTTACCCTCCTGCCACTCAAGCAGATGTGGCATCAG ACACTCCTGCGTTCCGAGAGGACGGTGCGATTGGACCCTCCCTGCACCAACACCACAGCTGCCTCCACCTACCTCAACGATCCTTATGTGCGGAAGGCCCTCCACATCCCTGAGCAGCTGCCCCGATGGGACATGTGCAA CTTCCTGGTAAATATTCAATACCGCCGTCTCTACAAAACCATGTCCTCCCAGTACCTCAAGCTGTTCACCTCCCAG AAATACCGGATCCTGCTCTACAATGGAGATGTGGACATGGCCTGCAATTTCATGGGGGATGAGTGGTTTGTGGATTCCCTCAACCAGAAG ATGGAGGTACAGCGCCGGCCCTGGTTAGTGAACTACGGGGACAGCGGGGAGCAGATCGCTGGCTTCGTGAAGGAATTCTCCCACATCGCCTTTCTCACCATCAAG GGCGCCGGACACATGGTCCCCACCGACAAGCCCCAGGCTGCCCTCACCATGTTCTCCCGCTTCCTGAATAAGCAGCCGTACTGA
- the NEURL2 gene encoding neuralized-like protein 2 isoform X2, giving the protein MAAVSDPVELGAPWGPVRSEPPPTRFHPVHGANIRVDPSGTRATRVESFAHGVCFSREPLAPGQVFLVEIEEKELGWCGHLRLGLTALDPASLTIVPEFSLPDLVSLGHTWVFAITRHHNRVPREGRPEAEAAAPSRPPTLLMEPYLCIEQFRIPRDRLVGRSRPGLYSHLLDQLYELNVLPPTARRSRLGVLFCPRPDGTADMHIVINGEDMGPSARGLPATQPLYAVVDVFASTKSVRLVQLEYGSFFSQCRPCRLCAAW; this is encoded by the exons ATGGCTGCTGTCTCCGACCCTGTGGAACTGGGTGCGCCCTGGGGACCCGTGCGCTCCGAGCCCCCTCCCACCCGCTTCCACCCAGTGCACGGCGCCAACATCCGCGTGGACCCCTCGGGGACGCGGGCCACTCGCGTGGAGAGCTTCGCCCACGGCGTGTGCTTCAGTCGCGAGCCGCTGGCCCCCGGCCAGGTATTCCTGGTGGAGATCGAGGAGAAAGAGCTGGGCTGGTGCGGGCACCTGCGTCTCGGCCTGACGGCTCTGGACCCCGCCAGTCTGACCATCGTGCCCGAGTTTTCGCTGCCCGACTTGGTCAGCCTCGGCCACACCTGGGTCTTCGCCATCACGCGTCATCACAACCGTGTGCCCAGGGAAGGCCGCCCGGAGGCGGAGGCAGCGGCCCCCAGCCGACCTCCAACCCTTCTGATGGAACCGTATTTGTGCATTGAGCAGTTTCGCATTCCCCGCGACCGCCTGGTGGGCCGCAGCCGGCCCGGGCTGTACAGCCACCTCTTGGACCAGCTCTATGAACTGAACGTGCTGCCTCCGACCGCGCGCCGTAGCCGTCTGGGCGTTCTCTTCTGCCCGCGTCCAGACGGCACGGCTGACATGCACATTGTCATCAACGGCGAGGACATGGGCCCCAGCGCCCGGGGGCTACCAGCCACCCAGCCCCTCTACGCAGTGGTGGACGTCTTTGCCTCCACCAAGAGCGTGCGCCTGGTCCAGCTCGAGTACGGTT CTTTCTTTTCACAGTGCCGTCCCTGCAGACTCTGTGCCGCCTGGTGA
- the CTSA gene encoding lysosomal protective protein isoform X1 has translation MTSIRRAPPGEQGRRAAEMFRTVLSLPFLLLLLLSWALRSETAPKEDEIDCLPGLAKQPSFRQFSGYLRGSGSKHLHYWFVESQKDPKSSPVVLWLNGGPGCSSLDGLLTEHGPFLVQPDGTTLEYNPYSWNLIANVLYLESPAGVGFSYSDDKSYATNDTAVAESNFEALKDFFRLFPEYKDNELFLTGESYAGIYIPTLAVLVMQDPSMNLQGLAVGNGLSSYEQNDNSLVYFAYYHGLLGNRLWSSLQTHCCSQNKCNFYDNKDPECVTNLQEVSHIVASSGLNIYNLYAPCAGGVPSHLRYEKDTVVVQDLGNIFTLLPLKQMWHQTLLRSERTVRLDPPCTNTTAASTYLNDPYVRKALHIPEQLPRWDMCNFLVNIQYRRLYKTMSSQYLKLFTSQKYRILLYNGDVDMACNFMGDEWFVDSLNQKMEVQRRPWLVNYGDSGEQIAGFVKEFSHIAFLTIKGAGHMVPTDKPQAALTMFSRFLNKQPY, from the exons ATGACTTCCATTCGCAGAGCACCTCCTGGAGAGCAAGGACGCAGGGCAGCAGAG ATGTTCCGAACCGTGCTGTCTCTGCCgttcctcctgctgctgctgctctcctGGGCGCTCCGAAGCGAGACAGCCCCCAAAGAGGACGAGATCGATTGCCTGCCCGGCCTGGCCAAGCAGCCGTCTTTCCGCCAGTTCTCCGGCTACCTCAGAGGCTCCGGCTCCAAGCACCTCCACTACTG GTTTGTGGAGTCCCAGAAGGATCCCAAGAGCAGCCCTGTGGTTCTTTGGCTCAATGGAGGGCCAGGCTGTAGCTCCCTAGACGGCCTCCTCACGGAGCACGGCCCCTTCCTG GTCCAGCCAGATGGTACCACCCTGGAGTACAACCCCTATTCTTGGAACCTG ATCGCCAATGTGTTATACCTTGAGTCCCCAGCTGGGGTCGGTTTCTCCTACTCTGATGACAAGTCTTATGCAACTAATGACACGGCG GTCGCCGAGAGCAATTTTGAAGCCCTTAAAGATTTCTTCCGCCTCTTCCCGGAGTACAAGGACAATGAGCTTTTCCTGACAGGAGAAAGCTATGCTGGCATCTACATCCCCACCCTGGCTGTGTTGGTCATGCAGGACCCCAGCATGAACCTTCAG GGCCTGGCTGTAGGAAATGGACTCTCCTCCTATGAGCAGAATGACAACTCCCTGGTCTATTTCGCCTACTACCATGGCCTTCTGGGAAACAG GCTCTGGTCTTCCCTCCAGACCCACTGCTGCTCTCAAAACAAGTGTAACTTCTATGACAACAAAGACCCAGAATGCGTGACCAAT CTTCAGGAAGTGTCCCACATCGTGGCCAGCTCCGGCCTCAACATCTACAACCTCTACGCCCCATGTGCTGGGGGGGTGCCCAGCCACCTAAG GTACGAGAAGGACACTGTCGTGGTCCAGGATCTGGGCAACATCTTTACCCTCCTGCCACTCAAGCAGATGTGGCATCAG ACACTCCTGCGTTCCGAGAGGACGGTGCGATTGGACCCTCCCTGCACCAACACCACAGCTGCCTCCACCTACCTCAACGATCCTTATGTGCGGAAGGCCCTCCACATCCCTGAGCAGCTGCCCCGATGGGACATGTGCAA CTTCCTGGTAAATATTCAATACCGCCGTCTCTACAAAACCATGTCCTCCCAGTACCTCAAGCTGTTCACCTCCCAG AAATACCGGATCCTGCTCTACAATGGAGATGTGGACATGGCCTGCAATTTCATGGGGGATGAGTGGTTTGTGGATTCCCTCAACCAGAAG ATGGAGGTACAGCGCCGGCCCTGGTTAGTGAACTACGGGGACAGCGGGGAGCAGATCGCTGGCTTCGTGAAGGAATTCTCCCACATCGCCTTTCTCACCATCAAG GGCGCCGGACACATGGTCCCCACCGACAAGCCCCAGGCTGCCCTCACCATGTTCTCCCGCTTCCTGAATAAGCAGCCGTACTGA
- the NEURL2 gene encoding neuralized-like protein 2 isoform X1, translating to MAAVSDPVELGAPWGPVRSEPPPTRFHPVHGANIRVDPSGTRATRVESFAHGVCFSREPLAPGQVFLVEIEEKELGWCGHLRLGLTALDPASLTIVPEFSLPDLVSLGHTWVFAITRHHNRVPREGRPEAEAAAPSRPPTLLMEPYLCIEQFRIPRDRLVGRSRPGLYSHLLDQLYELNVLPPTARRSRLGVLFCPRPDGTADMHIVINGEDMGPSARGLPATQPLYAVVDVFASTKSVRLVQLEYGLPSLQTLCRLVIQRSVVHRLAIDGLHLPKGLKDFCKYE from the exons ATGGCTGCTGTCTCCGACCCTGTGGAACTGGGTGCGCCCTGGGGACCCGTGCGCTCCGAGCCCCCTCCCACCCGCTTCCACCCAGTGCACGGCGCCAACATCCGCGTGGACCCCTCGGGGACGCGGGCCACTCGCGTGGAGAGCTTCGCCCACGGCGTGTGCTTCAGTCGCGAGCCGCTGGCCCCCGGCCAGGTATTCCTGGTGGAGATCGAGGAGAAAGAGCTGGGCTGGTGCGGGCACCTGCGTCTCGGCCTGACGGCTCTGGACCCCGCCAGTCTGACCATCGTGCCCGAGTTTTCGCTGCCCGACTTGGTCAGCCTCGGCCACACCTGGGTCTTCGCCATCACGCGTCATCACAACCGTGTGCCCAGGGAAGGCCGCCCGGAGGCGGAGGCAGCGGCCCCCAGCCGACCTCCAACCCTTCTGATGGAACCGTATTTGTGCATTGAGCAGTTTCGCATTCCCCGCGACCGCCTGGTGGGCCGCAGCCGGCCCGGGCTGTACAGCCACCTCTTGGACCAGCTCTATGAACTGAACGTGCTGCCTCCGACCGCGCGCCGTAGCCGTCTGGGCGTTCTCTTCTGCCCGCGTCCAGACGGCACGGCTGACATGCACATTGTCATCAACGGCGAGGACATGGGCCCCAGCGCCCGGGGGCTACCAGCCACCCAGCCCCTCTACGCAGTGGTGGACGTCTTTGCCTCCACCAAGAGCGTGCGCCTGGTCCAGCTCGAGTACGGTT TGCCGTCCCTGCAGACTCTGTGCCGCCTGGTGATCCAGAGGAGCGTGGTGCACCGGTTGGCCATTGATGGGCTCCACCTGCCCAAAGGACTTAAGGATTTCTGCAAGTATGAGTGA